The genomic stretch ATTAGAAGAGGTAAGAGAATGGTGTGTATGAAAAAGGTGTTTGAGgtgaatagaatgtgaagaattgaaataagaTGAGGTAAGATGGTATGAAATGGTGACAATGATGTGAGAAATGATGTTGAAATgtcttaggtatttataggaataaaattagatttttttttttaatttcatcttaaaaataaataaaaaatctagcTGAGCCCAACTAAAGGGACTGGCTGGCTAGCTAAAGATGGCCAGTCCGCTGGCCATACGGTTGGATTTTGGCCCCGTGGGTTTCAAGAGTTTTTGGTCCAAACCTTCATTCGAGATAAATTTCGTGTCAAAAAGGGCTATCATTTGGCGTACGGCCGGCCCAATTAGAAATGGCCTAAGTGCATGAAGATTTTCCATAGCATTCaatattttgaactttttagctattaaaatattatttaaaaaatataaaaactaagaTATAACAGTTTCTAGCACCACATAATTTTTGTAAAGGTAGATGCAGTTTCCATGGTGCAGCCTGCATATGCAGGATAAAAACGTACTGAAAAATAGACAAACTGACTACTGAGGTTGCTCTTCTGACTTCTTCAGCATTGCGTTCAAAAACTCTTTCCAATCTGAAACCTTTTCGTCTCCATTCACCACCTATAATATCACACAGTGCCATCAAGAGTGATTAACTCTCTCATCACTTCACTCAGCAATTAAGGTAATAAAACTACTGtggaatttgaataaaaaacaagaaaaataataataattaagccGGATCAGACCCCTTTTGCTGTGTTCTCCTCGTAGTTTTGATTAGATTAAGTTAGATGAGACTATCGCTCGATCAAAATAAAACATTTACGTATTGTGGAGTAGCATATGTGGGATTTAGAGAtcgaaataaaaaatttgttcaattattttgtgtgtgtgtgtttatttacCTCAAATATGAATCCTCTCTGAGGGACTACACCAACTGCTTCTGCACAAATAAAGGCAGCATCCTCTTTGCTAAGAGTTCCTTTTGCTGCACTTCCCTATATATCATCATCAACATCGAATGAGAGTTTTTAGAATTCAGTAGAACAGAACTTGTTCCGCTGCATTATCACATCCTTTATGCTTATGCActgattatatatgtatatgtatagttTTCGTTATATTTCACATTATACCTGTTCAAAGCTAAAACCTTGAGTTCCACCGGGAGAATTTTGTAACGAGCCAGCTCTGATCACGGTGTAAGGGATTCCAGAGGCCACCATTATTGATTCATCTTGCTCAGCCAATTTTCTTGCATTGCTTTTCATGAGAGCTTGAATGCCATTGGCACCTTTGTAAACAGACAACTGCAACCTCATTATTAAGTCACAGTAACAACCGTGCAAACGCACATatatctctgtgtgtgtgtgtgtgtgtgtgtgtgtcgaTATAcatgtgtagagagagagaggtaccTGAGATAAGAGGATTATATGTTTTACCCCTTTCAAGCTCCCAACGGTAGATAAGAAACCTTCCTGACAAAAGAGAACAAATTTAAAAGACATTTTTAATGTTTGAGTTGCAAAAAATGTATCATGTCAACAGCAATGAGGCAATCAAGAAACTAAATATAGCTTAAGAACAAAGACACCAATCTCGGTCTGGTAGATCAGCCTACACAGTATGAGTTCATTTCACATTTTAGTCTCCTAGTCTGTCGCACCatacaaattatatatatataagaaatgaTGCTGAACAGATTTGATTTCAGTACAAGTTTGGTTTTGTAAAGTTAGAACAGTTTCAGAACGGTTTGTATACTAAAATTTCGCAAGATCAGCAAAGGTGCGAGGTCTAGATACGCATACAATTGGGCATATTACTGTGGAAACTCCTCGTAGAACTCTCTTTAGGAACGGCTTGTCCCTTGAATCTCCGGCCATTGACTGTACATACAAAAGCACAACCATGCAGTCAACATTTGAAGTgccaaaagaaagacaaaaaaacAGCAAGGGACAAGGCAATTTTGCAGGAATTAATTCCCTTCCTACCCACCTCAACATAAGTCCCAAAAGCTTCAAGTGCTGCCCGCTTATCCTTCACCAGCGCTTTTATTCTAGCTCTTTTGACGATCAATGACAATATTACCATCTACACAGGCTAGACAGCACAAGGCTCAAAATCCAGCCAATCAAGAGAAGTAGCAAGAAACAACTTGATCAAATAGCAAGGGTATATGTTGGTCTTCAGGTACTTTTTGCCTCTTAAATGTTAAGAAAACAAGTATTATTCGATTGTAGTTATTCTGCAGCATTGGCATCTGTTTCTCAGATATATTTGCAAACAACAGTATCACTAATGACATATTTACTTACTCAGAATGCAGGAAGTCACTACTGCTACTCGATCTAATTGCTCGTTTTCCAAGTATTAGTTTTCTTGTTaacatttatatttttcaattgcAACATAGAGGATTAATCACAAAAATGAACAATGCCGTAAAATGCACCTGTCCCATCTCACTATCTCCATCAGTTACCAATACAGCATCTCTGAGTTCTTCTCCTTCTGCATAAAAAATACATCAAAatccttttgaaaaaaaatcacactTTGAAGCATGGCTATTCCTAGATTAAATTTTGACATGTATGGTTTTAAGGTCCGTCGATTAGAAACATCCATGAATTATCCACCTGTGAATTCatcctcatcttcttcatctgcGGATCCATCTTTTGGTAGAAGCTCAGGTGCCCCATACCATTTCCTTAACTTGGGACCCCCTTCatataattcacataaaacagaCTGATCACTTGAACATAATGCAAACAATCCAACCAACTAACAATAAATCGGTTCCAATAAAAAGCACGAAAACTCTACTATATACACCGGAATTTTTGTCCGTCAGCTCTTGGTCATTGCATCATTGATCAAGGATGTAGAGGCTAAACATCTCGGTATACTTAACACGCCGAAGCATACCGAGAAATCTCTAAATGCAACACTATATCAAAACAAGGTCGATAgacttgaaaacaaagattaccCTCGATGTAATCAAGAATTTGGTCTGCcaagcttattttcttcttgGCCTTGCATCGAACAAGATCACGCTTTCGGGCGGTAGAGATGAAACAAGAATGCTGCAGTGGTCTAGTTGGGTTTTGAGGAGGCAAGCTGGGTAGAGTCAGTAAAGAGAGAGTTGACGAAGAAGGAAGTGCATCCGCCATGGGTTTGGTTGCCCGTACGTTTGTTATGTCATCCAACCGTTTTTTTGGAGTTGCCGCTAATGTTTATGGCTTATGGAGGAGGATAAGATAAAAGAGAGGAGCTTGGCTATAGAGGAGGATAAGATAAAAGAGAGGAGCTCGGCTTCTTAAGAGAGTTCCTCCTCAATTTACTTAGGGGTGTTATTCAATTAGGATTATGTGAGGTTTTACATGAGTTTAAAAATTAATGGGTATTCAGTTAAGATTATAAACGAATCGGTCAAATATagattttattcaatttaaatttataaaaagtcAGTCAAAGTCTGGTAGTATTCAATCTAGATTTTTAGAGTGACTTTCCAAATCTAAAAGTATTCAAAAAGTCAGGAAATTTGTAGGATTTATAACTTTGCTAATTTTGATGCATTCAAGGATGAGGTATAAAATATCAAAGGCTCTCTCGCAAATTAGGTAACCCCCTCCATATTTCAACGTGACTCCTTATTTTCAAAGTAGACTACAAAATACGAAcaacttcttcttccaaaagCCTCTTCTCCAGGTAATACACACACATGATTTGCTATGTCGCCTATTGTTAATCTTTACATTAGGGTTCTAATTATTGTGTTTATTGGTggtgttgtgtgtgtgtgttttttttttttttacttcatcATGAATTATGCGtattgatttatttgaagatgcattgAAATTGGAAGAACTACTGAAAATTGCAAGTTCTACCATCCAACGCCCTTCAAAATTAATGTCAATGCATGTCTCGGAAAACAGGTTTGTTTTAAATGATTTGTCATCTAATTTGTTATATGTTAACAATGATTCATAACACTTTTCGAATAATGTGTTTGTTTGCTTAAAAAATTGATGTCGGTGTTAGCTTCCTCTACTTTCGGAAGGGGAGATTTACAACAAAGAAGGGGCAAACATTATAACCAATGGTCCATAGAAAGCAAAACTTGTTAGAATTAATGGTTGATGCTGCCAAGCGAGGATGGGGTGATGCTAATGGTTCGTTTAGCGCAGTTAGTAGAAACGAAAATTCACTTTTTGTTCAATCTTCGTCATACTTTCTTGAGAAATGTGGTTGAGAGAATATTTGGTATATTTAAATTGCGTTTCATAATTTTTAGGTATGCACTCTCAATTTCGTACAAGACACAAGCAGAAGTAGGGTTACCTTGTGCAGGATTACACTACTTTCTTCTTAAAGAATGTCGTTTCGATGAGTTTGTTGTTGAAGATGAATAACCTTCATCGCCGTCATCGGTGCCAGAAGATCAAAGTCTCAAGGTATATTCCTAGGGGCGGTTATATCCATGTCCAAAAATCCAAACTGGTTTTTAAATTGAGTTCAATTATAACATACCCATGTCATGTCATAAAGAAGACTACAAATTTTTCCAAGcaaaaaatatttaagacaCATTACTAATTTGAACAGGTAGattacaagaaaagaaaaaaaaatctataaataggTAACGAAAAAGCGATTTATCTGTTATATAGGTTtattaaataactaaaaagacTAAATGCAACAAGGTTCAAGGAATTTAAGTTTTATGATTTAGGATACTACaattctttaaaattttcatttttatcaaAACTTAACAAAAAGATAACAGTCATAAGACTTATTTTGAAGAACTGGACTATTTTTGATAATAACTCTtaaaattgaatttatattgaatttacCCTAATTTCTAAAATAAATGCTTTCATTAACGTACAACTTTTTTGTTGGccaaaattttagattttcatTATAAATCAATTGATGATATGTGGAGTAACttaattttctattattttctgGTGAGATTGTGTATAGAGTTCTAGTGTTTACACTAATTCGAGTGTTTCCAACACCACCACTTACTCCTTGTTGTCTGCCGATTCTGGCAATGTCGCTCGTGGGTTTCCACGAGCTTCATACCGGTAGTCGGCTTCTTTCGCTTTGTTGCCAACTATCCATTGTTTATGGCTGTGCTTAAGTAACAAATCGGGGTTGGAGGTGGCGTCTGCGAAGGCGATACTCAACGGTGAATAGGGAATCGGGCGATGAACTGGAAATTGTTTATGGTGGTGGAGATTGACATGGATGCTTCTGGTGAAAGCTGAAGCTGTGCTGTTTTTTTGGGTCTTACTGTTGTTGGGTTCTTTTTTtgctttacttttgttttaagccttttttgtttgtttataagTGTATGTTGGGCCtataaaatttcccttttaaccaaaaaaaaaaaaacaagaatcaAATTGATTCAAAGCAAAACcgatcatttttatttttctctatttgATCCAGTTTGATTCACCAATTTAAATGTCCACCCTTACTTCAAACCCGACCGGACCAATTCAattgatttgatttctttttgtgGTCATGTTCACATGAATCAAATTGGACTCAACCGTAACTTTATTATGGCTCCAATTTCGATTTGAGGAGTGAATCGGACTGAACCGGACCTTGTCCACCCTGCGGATATGCCGAGTCTTCGGGAGATGCACTTAAAGGTTTAATCTCGAACGTTCATAGTATCAACGGTCAGATCACCCCTTACCCTCCTTTATAATCCTTCAACTTTCTAGGGTTTCCCAATTCAAATAAAGCAACTAACAGAAGCTgcaaagcagcagcagcaaaggggttttttttttttttgatctttTAATTCACTGAACGTCCCAAAAAGCGGCGCCGACCAACCATGGCGGCTAAAGGTCCCACCTTTGAAAGAATACGGTTTCCACGCCCTAATGTAAATTTTCCGACGATTTCCACCCTTTGAAAGAATACGATTTGTTGTCTAATTTCATTTGGGTATGGCAGTTTGTGGCCAACGGAGTGTTGTTCGCGGAGCCGAACGAGGTGCTGACCAGAGAGCCGGCGTAGGATGGCTACTCCGGCGTTGAAGTTAGGGTTACGCCGGTGTGGACCGAGATCTTCGTCAGAGCCACTTGGACTCAAAACGTTCTCGGTAtgacattgattttttttttttaatttttggttgaatttgagATTTTATGTAGATTTACGCTACGCAATTAGCTGAAAGTTAGTAACTTTgatctttttaatattttgttggCTAGGTCCTTGAGAAAATGGAAGATCAAGGCTGATACTAGTgtttgcatttttatttttttgggtaaaaagtgTGTCCATTTTTTCAATGTTGAGATTAATTATTAAGTTTAAAAATCGAATTGATTTGGTTACTGATATGCTTATCTACTTGATGATAAGGCTTCGGAAATGACCCCGAAGTTCAATTATTGATCTTATGCGCAATTCATAAGACAATGTGAAGATTCAGTGTTAATAATTTCGTAGGATGAGATTATTTAAGAAAGAAATATGTGGACCTTATTAAGTGCAGTGAAGATTTCACGATAACTCAGTTGTTTCGGAATTGAATTCTTTACTATAGATATTGCAATAGAATCTGTTTCTTCTTAAAAGGAAGATTACAGCGCAATAGGTTCGGTATAGATGAGGCATTCTTCTACTTATAGAGAGTTTTGGGGAAAAAATGGTTTCCTGATTTAGCTTATAACATGAGTTGATAAGTTTGTGTTTCCTGATTAGACTTTTTTGTTGATGGGTTTAGGTGAGAAGGGAAGAAGAAGTAGAGAACTGACATCTGTTGTTCAGAAGCGTTTTAAGTTTTCGAGAACAGTGTTGATATTTAAGCAGAGAAAGTCAACAACCGAGGGCTCTGTGCCGTCGCTCAGGCAGAGTCTTTGGGTTACAAGCTTCTAGGAGGGTTTGCTATCCGGAGGTATGCTGAAAACTGACTTGATCTCTTTACCTATTGGTACAATGCTGTATGACTATTGGTTTTGAGATGCTTTATAAACCTTAGTCTGGGTAAAAGGAATGGTTTCCAATACTCTTTCTAACAGATGTCAGCTTAATAGCGTTCTGTTTTTAACTCCTTTTACCCACAATAATGGGTTAAGAGGATCCTAAAGAATGCTTACATTGCAGGTTGGAGTTTTGTTAGTCTGTTTGAACTGTTAATAGTTCTTGGAGTTCGGGAACTCCTACATTTCATAAAATTCCTTTGTTTCTGCATCTAATATACTAGTCAGTGAACCTCAATTTGACTAAGGGaatgaaattaagaaaaaccgTTTCACTAATTATTGTCGCATAGGTGCTGCTCCTGTTGAGATTTTTATTGTTGGGGATGTGACCTCCATCATCTCATTATATCTTATGCGGTTTCTTTCTAATCTATATTTATTGTATCACATGCACATACACAAACTCAAACTTGCACACATGAGCGTGCACACACAAGCACATGCGCGTACACAAACTCAAACTTGCACACATGGGCGTGCACACACAAGCACATGCGCgtgcgcgcgcacacacacacacacaaactcacacactcacacactcaTACATATCAGTTTTATTAGTGTTAGCATTCAATAATATATCTCTCTTTACTCACAATAATGGGTTAAGAGGATCCTTAAGAATGCTTATATTACAGGTTGGAGTTTTGTTAGTCTGTTTGAACTGTTAATAGTTCTTGGAGTTCGGGAACTCCTACATTTCATACCATTCCTGTGTTTCCGCATCTAATATACTAGTTAGTGAACCTCAGTTTGACTAAGGGAacgaaattaagaaaaagcaTTTCACTAATTATTGTCACATAGGTACCGCTCCATTTGAGATTTTTATTGTTGGGGATGTGACCTCCATCATCTCATTATATTTTATACGATTTCTTTCTACATTTATTGTATCACCTGCAAATGCACATGAACAAATTCAAACTTGCGCGCATGCgcgcacacacatacacacacttGTACATATCAATTTTCTTAGCTTTAGCATTCAATAATATATCTCCTTTACTCACAATAATGGGTTCAGAGGATCCTTAAGAATGCTTACATTACAGGTTGGAGTTTTGTTAGTCTGTTTGAACTGTTAATAGTTCTTGGAGTTCGGGAACTCCTACATTTCATAACATTTATGTGTCATCCAAACCTAAACTGCCAGTCATTGAACATCACTGTGATTGAGGGAAATAAATGAAGTACAAACATTTACGACTAATTGAGTTTCAAACATGATTGAGCATTACATAAATGTTACTCCTGTTGGGATGATAAGTGTCAAATTTCTTAGTATCCAACATATCATTATATCTTATGCATTATCTCTATGAACTATCAAATTGCTTCCTGAAATTGTACACTTGTATATATTCATGGGAATCTATTAGCATTAATCTATAATAACAAAAGTTTTACTCCGTAGACTGCAACTATGTTTTACTCGCGAATTTTTAGTACAAATAATTATGTGTGTACATCTGCAATTAATTAAGTACAGTTTGTACATCCACGCAACAAAGATGATTTCTTTCTATAGAAAACAATTTCACATGTCTACTGTTTCTAGATGGTATTATTAATAGCTATAGCATTCAGATTTTATCTCCCTTTACTCATAATAATGGGTCAAGAGGACCCTTTGGATGCTTAAATTGCAGTTTGGAGTTTTGTTAGTCTGTTTGAACTGTTAATAGTTCTTGGAGTTCGGGAACTCCTACATTTCATAACATTCCTGTGTTTTCCAAAGCTAATATACTAGTCCTTGAACATCAGCATGAAATGTTACTTGGCAGCTTCAAACCTTAAGCTGTAGTGGCCAATGTTTTACATGCTAATTGTAAGTTTAAATATCTGAGTTCAGTATCCATGATCCACCTATTTAAGTTGACTTATCACTTTTTGCAAAATCCAAGCCCACTGTTGTGAGAGAACCCGTTAAGCTGTTAACATCTATTTATTTTGGGATATAGGTTAGTCTTGCAAAAGGAAAATACAATTGTCAATTTCATGCCCAATATCTTGTCAAATTTATTAGCATTCT from Pyrus communis chromosome 7, drPyrComm1.1, whole genome shotgun sequence encodes the following:
- the LOC137740852 gene encoding uncharacterized protein → MADALPSSSTLSLLTLPSLPPQNPTRPLQHSCFISTARKRDLVRCKAKKKISLADQILDYIEGGPKLRKWYGAPELLPKDGSADEEDEDEFTEGEELRDAVLVTDGDSEMGQMVILSLIVKRARIKALVKDKRAALEAFGTYVESMAGDSRDKPFLKRVLRGVSTVICPIEGFLSTVGSLKGVKHIILLSQLSVYKGANGIQALMKSNARKLAEQDESIMVASGIPYTVIRAGSLQNSPGGTQGFSFEQGSAAKGTLSKEDAAFICAEAVGVVPQRGFIFEVVNGDEKVSDWKEFLNAMLKKSEEQPQ